A single genomic interval of Vulpes vulpes isolate BD-2025 chromosome 3, VulVul3, whole genome shotgun sequence harbors:
- the ZNF644 gene encoding zinc finger protein 644 isoform X3 yields MRLFLQRDVNKTKSRLNVLNGLANNMDDLKINTDITGAKEELLDNNSFISDKESGVHKPKDCQTSFQKNNTLTLPEELSKDKSEKALSGGQSTLFIHAGAPTVSSENFILPKGAAVNGPVSHSSLAKTSSMNKGSVSLTTGQPVDQPTTESCSALKVAPDLQLSTPQKASQHQVLFLLSDVAHAKNPTHSIKKLPTSASVGCDIQNSVGSSIKSDSTLINQVEVGEDSDDLLVKDDCVDTLTGISSGTDEFRSENDTNWDPQKEFIQFLMTNEDTVDKAPVHSKVGLEKKRKRKMDVSKITRYTEDCFSDSNCIPNKSKMLEVDFLEQNEELQAIDSQKYALSKVKPESTDEDLESVDAFQHLIYNPDKCGEDSSPVHTSTFLSNTLKKKCEESDSESPATFSTEEPSFYPCTKCNVNFREKKHLHRHMMYHLDGNSHFRHLNVPRPYACRECGRTFRDRNSLLKHMIIHQERRQKLMEEIRELKELQDEGRSARLQCPQCVFGTNCPKTFVQHAKTHEKDKRYYCCEECNFMAVTENELECHRGIAHGAVVKCPIVNSDVAQRKTQKKTFMKDSVVGSSKKSATYICKMCPFTTSARSILKKHMEYLHSSSCVDSFGSPLGLDKRKSDILEEPIDIDGTKPLIKQQSATFPKNSALKQDVKRTFGSSSQSSNFSKFHKRPHRIQKARKSIAQSGVNVCNQNNSHKTVMIKSSTDQKPKYFHQATKEKSNAKANSNYLYRHKYENYRMIKKSGESYPLHFKKEEASSLNSLHLFSSSSNSHNNSFISDSQNSDTKRPESFKEHRRVAVKRVVKESKKESSVGGEDLDSYPDFLHKMTVVVLQKLNSAEKKDSYETEDESSWDNVELSDYTTQAMEDETYNDINQEHVNLFPLFKSKVESQEPGENATLSYDQNDGFYFEYYEDAGTNNFLHDIHDSQHLENAETSLSKHSSVFHWTDLSLEKKSCPYCPATFETGVGLSNHVRGHLHRAGLSYEARHVVSPEQIATSDKMQHFKRTGTGTPVKRVRKAIEKSETTSEHTCQLCGGWFDTKIGLSNHVRGHLKRLGKTKWDAHKSPICVLNEMMQNEEKYEKILKALNSRRIIPRPFVAQKLASSDDFLSQNVIPLEAYRNGLKTEALSVSASEEEGLSFLNEYDETKPELPSGKKNQSLTLIELLKNKRMGEERNSTISPQKIHNQTARKRFVQKCVLPLSEDSPLMYQPQRMDLTMHSALDCKQKKSRSRSGSKKKMLTLPHGADEVYILRCRFCGLVFRGPLSVQEDWIKHLQRHIVNANLPRTGAGMVEVTSLLKKPASITETSFSLLMAEAAS; encoded by the exons aCTAAATGTGTTAAATGGGCTTGCCAACAATATGGATGATTTGAAGATAAACACCGATATTACTGGTGCTAAAGAAGAACTCCTAGATAACAACAGTTTTATCTCAGACAAAGAGAGTGGAGTTCATAAACCAAAAGATTGTCAAAcatcatttcagaaaaataatactcTCACTCTGCCTGAAGAACTGTCAAAGGACAAATCTGAAAAAGCCTTAAGTGGAGGCCAGTCTACTTTATTTATACATGCTGGTGCTCCTACTGTTTCTAGTGAAAACTTTATCTTGCCTAAAGGAGCTGCTGTTAATGGACCAGTTTCACACTCCTCCttagctaagacttccagtatgAATAAAGGCAGTGTTTCATTAACCACTGGACAACCTGTGGATCAGCCAACAACAGAGTCTTGTTCAGCGTTGAAGGTGGCACCTGATCTTCAACTATCTACACCACAGAAAGCAAGTCAAcatcaagttttatttttgttatcagATGTAGCGCATGCTAAAAATCCAACCCATTCCATTAAAAAACTACCTACCTCTGCTTCCGTTGGTTGTGACATTCAGAATTCAGTAGGGAGTAGTATAAAGTCAGATAGCACTTTAATAAATCAAGTAGAGGTGGGTGAGGATAGTGATGATTTATTGGTAAAAGATGATTGTGTTGATACATTGACAGGAATTTCCTCAGGTACAGATGAATTTAGGTCAGAAAATGATACGAACTGGGATCCCCAAAAAGAGTTCATTCAGTTTCTTATGACTAATGAAGACACAGTGGATAAAGCTCCAGTTCACTCTAAAGTAGgtctagaaaaaaagagaaagcgaAAAATGGATGTAAGCAAGATAACTCGTTATACTGAGGATTGCTTTAGTGATTCTAATTGTATACCCAATAAGTCAAAAATGCTAGAAGTAGACTTTCTGGAGCAGAATGAAGAACTACAAGCAATAGACTCACAGAAATATGCATTATCAAAAGTGAAGCCTGAATCAACTGATGAAGACTTGGAATCTGTGGATGCTTTTCAGCATCTAATTTATAACCCAGATAAGTGTGGAGAAGACAGTTCACCCGTTCATACTAGCACTTTTCTTTCAAataccttaaaaaagaaatgtgaagaaagtGATTCCGAGTCACCTGCTACTTTCAGCACCGAAGAGCCATCATTCTACCCCTGTACAAAGTGCAATGTgaattttagggagaaaaaacaCCTCCACAGGCATATGATGTATCATTTAGATGGGAATAGCCACTTTCGTCATCTTAATGTCCCAAGGCCATATGCTTGTAGAGAATGTGGACGGACATTTCGAGATCGTAACTCACTTCTAAAGCATATGATCATTCAccaagaaagaagacagaagttGATGGAGGAAATTCGTGAGTTGAAAGAACTTCAGGATGAAGGAAGAAGTGCACGATTACAGTGCCCTCAGTGTGTGTTTGGTACCAATTGCCCTAAAACATTTGTGCAACATGCTAAAACCcatgaaaaagataaaaggtaCTACTGCTGTGAAGAGTGTAACTTCATGGCTGTGACAGAAAATGAATTAGAATGCCATCGAGGCATTGCCCACGGAGCAGTGGTAAAATGCCCTATCGTCAATTCTGATGTAGCCCAGAGAAAAACGCAAAAAAAGACTTTCATGAAAGACTCTGTTGTAGGATCATCCAAAAAATCAGCCACCTACATATGTAAGATGTGTCCTTTTACTACTTCAGccagaagtattttaaaaaaacacatggaatacTTGCATTCATCATCATGTGTTGATTCATTTGGTAGTCCTCTTGGACTTGATAAACGAAAAAGTGACATTCTCGAAGAACCTATAGATATTGATGGCACTAAACCGTTAATTAAACAACAGTCAGCCACATTTCCAAAGAATTCCGCTTTAAAACAAGATGTAAAGCGAACTTTTGGATCATCCTCACAATCAAGTAATTTTTCCAAATTCCACAAGCGGCCACACAGAATACAAAAAGCTCGGAAAAGCATTGCCCAGTCAGGTGTAAATGTGTGCAATCAAAACAATTCTCACAAGACTGTTATGATTAAAAGCAGCACTGACCAAAAACCTAAGTATTTCCatcaagcaacaaaagaaaaatctaatgcCAAGGCAAATAGCAACTATTTATATAGACACAAATATGAAAACTATAGGATGATCAAAAAATCAGGTGAATCGTATCCTCtacatttcaaaaaagaagaagccagCTCATTGAATTCTTTACATTTGTTCTCGTCATCAAGTAATTCTCACAACAATAGTTTCATTTCAGACTCTCAAAACTCTGACACCAAAAGGCCAGAAAGCTTCAAAGAACATAGGCGTGTAGCTGTAAAGAGAGTAGTTAAGGAATCTAAGAAGGAAAGCTCTGTTGGAGGAGAAGACTTGGATAGCTATCCAGATTTCCTGCATAAAATGACAGTTGTTGTTTTGCAAAAACTTAATTCTGCTGAAAAGAAAGACAGCTATGAAACAGAAGATGAAAGTTCTTGGGATAATGTTGAGCTAAGTGACTACACTACACAGGCTATGGAAGATGAAACCTATAATGATATTAATCAAGAACATGTAAACTTATTCCCACTGTTTAAAAGCAAGGTGGAAAGTCAAGAGCCTGGAGAAAATGCTACTCTTAGTTATGATCAAAACGATggcttttattttgaatattatgaagATGCTGGAACTAATAACTTTTTGCATGACATACATGATTCTCAGCATTTAGAAAATGCAGAAACTTCATTGTCAAAGCATAGTTCTGTTTTTCACTGGACTGATTTGTCTCTTGAGAAGAAATCATGTCCTTACTGCCCAGCAACATTTGAAACAGGTGTTGGGTTGTCAAATCATGTCCGAGGACATCTTCACAGAGCTGGATTAAGCTATGAAGCCCGCCATGTTGTATCACCAGAACAAATAGCCACAAGTGACAAAATGCAACATTTCAAAAGAACTGGTACAGGGACACCTGTTAAGCGAGTTAGAAAAG ctatAGAGAAGTCTGAAACCACTTCTGAACACACTTGTCAGCTCTGTGGTGGTTGGTTTGATACTAAAATTGGATTATCGAATCATGTTAGAGGCCATCTGAAAAGACTTGGAAAGACCAAATGGGATGCTCACAAATCTCCAATCTGTGTTTTGAATGAGATGatgcaaaatgaagaaaaatatgaaaaaatcttgaaagcattGAACAGTCGTCGTATTATTCCCAGACCATTTGTAGCTCAAAAACTTGCATCAAGTGATGACTTTCTATCTCAAAATGTTATACCTCTTGAAGCATACCGTAATGGCCTAAAGACTGAAGCTTTATCAGTGTCTGCATCAGAAGAAGAAGGGCTGAGTTTCTTAAATGAATATGATGAAACAAAACCAGAACTACCCAGTGGAAAAAAGAATCAGTCTCTTACACTGATagaactacttaaaaataaaaggatgggagaagaaaggaaTTCTACTATTTCTCCTCAAAAAATTCATAATCAAACTGCAAGGAAGAGATTTGTTCAGAAGTGTGTTCTTCCATTAAGTGAAGACAGTCCCTTGATGTATCAACCACAAAGAATGGATTTGACTATGCACTCAG
- the ZNF644 gene encoding zinc finger protein 644 isoform X1, translated as MRLFLQRDVNKTKSRLNVLNGLANNMDDLKINTDITGAKEELLDNNSFISDKESGVHKPKDCQTSFQKNNTLTLPEELSKDKSEKALSGGQSTLFIHAGAPTVSSENFILPKGAAVNGPVSHSSLAKTSSMNKGSVSLTTGQPVDQPTTESCSALKVAPDLQLSTPQKASQHQVLFLLSDVAHAKNPTHSIKKLPTSASVGCDIQNSVGSSIKSDSTLINQVEVGEDSDDLLVKDDCVDTLTGISSGTDEFRSENDTNWDPQKEFIQFLMTNEDTVDKAPVHSKVGLEKKRKRKMDVSKITRYTEDCFSDSNCIPNKSKMLEVDFLEQNEELQAIDSQKYALSKVKPESTDEDLESVDAFQHLIYNPDKCGEDSSPVHTSTFLSNTLKKKCEESDSESPATFSTEEPSFYPCTKCNVNFREKKHLHRHMMYHLDGNSHFRHLNVPRPYACRECGRTFRDRNSLLKHMIIHQERRQKLMEEIRELKELQDEGRSARLQCPQCVFGTNCPKTFVQHAKTHEKDKRYYCCEECNFMAVTENELECHRGIAHGAVVKCPIVNSDVAQRKTQKKTFMKDSVVGSSKKSATYICKMCPFTTSARSILKKHMEYLHSSSCVDSFGSPLGLDKRKSDILEEPIDIDGTKPLIKQQSATFPKNSALKQDVKRTFGSSSQSSNFSKFHKRPHRIQKARKSIAQSGVNVCNQNNSHKTVMIKSSTDQKPKYFHQATKEKSNAKANSNYLYRHKYENYRMIKKSGESYPLHFKKEEASSLNSLHLFSSSSNSHNNSFISDSQNSDTKRPESFKEHRRVAVKRVVKESKKESSVGGEDLDSYPDFLHKMTVVVLQKLNSAEKKDSYETEDESSWDNVELSDYTTQAMEDETYNDINQEHVNLFPLFKSKVESQEPGENATLSYDQNDGFYFEYYEDAGTNNFLHDIHDSQHLENAETSLSKHSSVFHWTDLSLEKKSCPYCPATFETGVGLSNHVRGHLHRAGLSYEARHVVSPEQIATSDKMQHFKRTGTGTPVKRVRKAIEKSETTSEHTCQLCGGWFDTKIGLSNHVRGHLKRLGKTKWDAHKSPICVLNEMMQNEEKYEKILKALNSRRIIPRPFVAQKLASSDDFLSQNVIPLEAYRNGLKTEALSVSASEEEGLSFLNEYDETKPELPSGKKNQSLTLIELLKNKRMGEERNSTISPQKIHNQTARKRFVQKCVLPLSEDSPLMYQPQRMDLTMHSGMPVKLRTCVHCNTTFTSAVSLSNHLRAYARKKSAGLLTGTALDCKQKKSRSRSGSKKKMLTLPHGADEVYILRCRFCGLVFRGPLSVQEDWIKHLQRHIVNANLPRTGAGMVEVTSLLKKPASITETSFSLLMAEAAS; from the exons aCTAAATGTGTTAAATGGGCTTGCCAACAATATGGATGATTTGAAGATAAACACCGATATTACTGGTGCTAAAGAAGAACTCCTAGATAACAACAGTTTTATCTCAGACAAAGAGAGTGGAGTTCATAAACCAAAAGATTGTCAAAcatcatttcagaaaaataatactcTCACTCTGCCTGAAGAACTGTCAAAGGACAAATCTGAAAAAGCCTTAAGTGGAGGCCAGTCTACTTTATTTATACATGCTGGTGCTCCTACTGTTTCTAGTGAAAACTTTATCTTGCCTAAAGGAGCTGCTGTTAATGGACCAGTTTCACACTCCTCCttagctaagacttccagtatgAATAAAGGCAGTGTTTCATTAACCACTGGACAACCTGTGGATCAGCCAACAACAGAGTCTTGTTCAGCGTTGAAGGTGGCACCTGATCTTCAACTATCTACACCACAGAAAGCAAGTCAAcatcaagttttatttttgttatcagATGTAGCGCATGCTAAAAATCCAACCCATTCCATTAAAAAACTACCTACCTCTGCTTCCGTTGGTTGTGACATTCAGAATTCAGTAGGGAGTAGTATAAAGTCAGATAGCACTTTAATAAATCAAGTAGAGGTGGGTGAGGATAGTGATGATTTATTGGTAAAAGATGATTGTGTTGATACATTGACAGGAATTTCCTCAGGTACAGATGAATTTAGGTCAGAAAATGATACGAACTGGGATCCCCAAAAAGAGTTCATTCAGTTTCTTATGACTAATGAAGACACAGTGGATAAAGCTCCAGTTCACTCTAAAGTAGgtctagaaaaaaagagaaagcgaAAAATGGATGTAAGCAAGATAACTCGTTATACTGAGGATTGCTTTAGTGATTCTAATTGTATACCCAATAAGTCAAAAATGCTAGAAGTAGACTTTCTGGAGCAGAATGAAGAACTACAAGCAATAGACTCACAGAAATATGCATTATCAAAAGTGAAGCCTGAATCAACTGATGAAGACTTGGAATCTGTGGATGCTTTTCAGCATCTAATTTATAACCCAGATAAGTGTGGAGAAGACAGTTCACCCGTTCATACTAGCACTTTTCTTTCAAataccttaaaaaagaaatgtgaagaaagtGATTCCGAGTCACCTGCTACTTTCAGCACCGAAGAGCCATCATTCTACCCCTGTACAAAGTGCAATGTgaattttagggagaaaaaacaCCTCCACAGGCATATGATGTATCATTTAGATGGGAATAGCCACTTTCGTCATCTTAATGTCCCAAGGCCATATGCTTGTAGAGAATGTGGACGGACATTTCGAGATCGTAACTCACTTCTAAAGCATATGATCATTCAccaagaaagaagacagaagttGATGGAGGAAATTCGTGAGTTGAAAGAACTTCAGGATGAAGGAAGAAGTGCACGATTACAGTGCCCTCAGTGTGTGTTTGGTACCAATTGCCCTAAAACATTTGTGCAACATGCTAAAACCcatgaaaaagataaaaggtaCTACTGCTGTGAAGAGTGTAACTTCATGGCTGTGACAGAAAATGAATTAGAATGCCATCGAGGCATTGCCCACGGAGCAGTGGTAAAATGCCCTATCGTCAATTCTGATGTAGCCCAGAGAAAAACGCAAAAAAAGACTTTCATGAAAGACTCTGTTGTAGGATCATCCAAAAAATCAGCCACCTACATATGTAAGATGTGTCCTTTTACTACTTCAGccagaagtattttaaaaaaacacatggaatacTTGCATTCATCATCATGTGTTGATTCATTTGGTAGTCCTCTTGGACTTGATAAACGAAAAAGTGACATTCTCGAAGAACCTATAGATATTGATGGCACTAAACCGTTAATTAAACAACAGTCAGCCACATTTCCAAAGAATTCCGCTTTAAAACAAGATGTAAAGCGAACTTTTGGATCATCCTCACAATCAAGTAATTTTTCCAAATTCCACAAGCGGCCACACAGAATACAAAAAGCTCGGAAAAGCATTGCCCAGTCAGGTGTAAATGTGTGCAATCAAAACAATTCTCACAAGACTGTTATGATTAAAAGCAGCACTGACCAAAAACCTAAGTATTTCCatcaagcaacaaaagaaaaatctaatgcCAAGGCAAATAGCAACTATTTATATAGACACAAATATGAAAACTATAGGATGATCAAAAAATCAGGTGAATCGTATCCTCtacatttcaaaaaagaagaagccagCTCATTGAATTCTTTACATTTGTTCTCGTCATCAAGTAATTCTCACAACAATAGTTTCATTTCAGACTCTCAAAACTCTGACACCAAAAGGCCAGAAAGCTTCAAAGAACATAGGCGTGTAGCTGTAAAGAGAGTAGTTAAGGAATCTAAGAAGGAAAGCTCTGTTGGAGGAGAAGACTTGGATAGCTATCCAGATTTCCTGCATAAAATGACAGTTGTTGTTTTGCAAAAACTTAATTCTGCTGAAAAGAAAGACAGCTATGAAACAGAAGATGAAAGTTCTTGGGATAATGTTGAGCTAAGTGACTACACTACACAGGCTATGGAAGATGAAACCTATAATGATATTAATCAAGAACATGTAAACTTATTCCCACTGTTTAAAAGCAAGGTGGAAAGTCAAGAGCCTGGAGAAAATGCTACTCTTAGTTATGATCAAAACGATggcttttattttgaatattatgaagATGCTGGAACTAATAACTTTTTGCATGACATACATGATTCTCAGCATTTAGAAAATGCAGAAACTTCATTGTCAAAGCATAGTTCTGTTTTTCACTGGACTGATTTGTCTCTTGAGAAGAAATCATGTCCTTACTGCCCAGCAACATTTGAAACAGGTGTTGGGTTGTCAAATCATGTCCGAGGACATCTTCACAGAGCTGGATTAAGCTATGAAGCCCGCCATGTTGTATCACCAGAACAAATAGCCACAAGTGACAAAATGCAACATTTCAAAAGAACTGGTACAGGGACACCTGTTAAGCGAGTTAGAAAAG ctatAGAGAAGTCTGAAACCACTTCTGAACACACTTGTCAGCTCTGTGGTGGTTGGTTTGATACTAAAATTGGATTATCGAATCATGTTAGAGGCCATCTGAAAAGACTTGGAAAGACCAAATGGGATGCTCACAAATCTCCAATCTGTGTTTTGAATGAGATGatgcaaaatgaagaaaaatatgaaaaaatcttgaaagcattGAACAGTCGTCGTATTATTCCCAGACCATTTGTAGCTCAAAAACTTGCATCAAGTGATGACTTTCTATCTCAAAATGTTATACCTCTTGAAGCATACCGTAATGGCCTAAAGACTGAAGCTTTATCAGTGTCTGCATCAGAAGAAGAAGGGCTGAGTTTCTTAAATGAATATGATGAAACAAAACCAGAACTACCCAGTGGAAAAAAGAATCAGTCTCTTACACTGATagaactacttaaaaataaaaggatgggagaagaaaggaaTTCTACTATTTCTCCTCAAAAAATTCATAATCAAACTGCAAGGAAGAGATTTGTTCAGAAGTGTGTTCTTCCATTAAGTGAAGACAGTCCCTTGATGTATCAACCACAAAGAATGGATTTGACTATGCACTCAG GTATGCCTGTGAAGCTTAGAACATGTGTGCATTGCAATACGACGTTTACAAGTGCTGTTAGCCTGTCCAACCACTTACGCGCTTATGCACGAAAGAAGAGTGCTGGACTTTTGACTGGTACAG